The Amblyomma americanum isolate KBUSLIRL-KWMA chromosome 5, ASM5285725v1, whole genome shotgun sequence genome window below encodes:
- the LOC144133346 gene encoding small integral membrane protein 12-A: MVLPALYAALRVYAPYITFPVAVIVGVIGYNLEGIISDRRTPNKKQSIDEERKERLLHELDSQKDVTLVDPLKDKTFVPKTVLERNVSPSLKTLDT, translated from the coding sequence ATGGTTCTACCGGCCCTGTACGCTGCCCTTCGAGTCTACGCGCCCTACATCACCTTCCCGGTGGCTGTGATCGTCGGCGTCATCGGGTACAACTTGGAGGGCATCATCTCGGACCGGCGTACGCCCAACAAGAAGCAGAGCATCGACGAAGAACGCAAAGAGCGGCTGCTGCACGAGCTGGACTCGCAGAAGGACGTCACGCTAGTGGATCCGCTCAAGGACAAGACTTTTGTGCCGAAAACCGTGCTCGAAAGGAATGTCTCGCCGTCGCTAAAGACCCTAGACACGTGA
- the LOC144133344 gene encoding lys-63-specific deubiquitinase BRCC36-like — protein sequence MATVRVNLSADVYMVCLSHALSTEKEEVMGLLIGEIDETRVAHISAVILLRRSDKRKDRVEISPEQLSDASTQAETLAINLRKPMRVLGWYHSHPHITVWPSHVDVQTQAIYQLMDEGFVGLIFSVFSEDATSKLNQVQVTCFQSVNQATNGEAQRYVRMEIPLYIVPSTHISNPCLDALVRLPEILCQEEQDMYSLTKQVPGLDLLTRMHNNSVFVKALCNIAESVSGPLLQSLENRLRQNQDKIERMRVEKEELVQKIALAEACAAAQAQIASKSSAEPTKR from the exons ATGGCAACCGTTCGAGTTAATTTGTCAGCGGATGTGTATATGGTCTGCCTTAGCCATGCACTGTCCACGGAAAAGGAAGAGGTTATGGGACTCCTGATAGGCGAG ATCGACGAGACGAGGGTGGCACACATATCTGCGGTCATTTTGCTCCGGCGGTCTGACAAGCGGAAAGATCGCGTCGAAATTTCGCCCGAACAGCTCTCGGACGCTTCTACCCAAGCTGAG ACGCTGGCTATAAACCTAAGGAAACCGATGAGGGTTCTAGGCTGGTACCATTCTCACCCACACATCACAGTGTGGCCTTCACACGTTG ATGTCCAGACGCAAGCCATATACCAGCTGATGGACGAAGGGTTCGTTGGCCTCATATTTTCTGTCTTCAGTGAAGATGCAACTTCTAAG CTCAACCAAGTCCAAGTCACATGCTTTCAGTCGGTCAACCAGGCCACCAATGGCGAAGCACAGAG GTATGTGCGAATGGAGATTCCACTGTACATTGTGCCAAGCACACACATCAGCAACCCGTGCCTGGACGCCCTGGTGAGGCTGCCCGAAATCCTATGCCAAGAAGAGCAGGACATGTACAGCTTAACCAAGCAGGTGCCGGGGTTGGACCTTCTCACCAGAATGCACAACAACTCAG TCTTCGTCAAGGCTCTGTGCAACATCGCGGAATCTGTGAGCGGTCCGCTGCTCCAGAGCCTGGAGAACCGGTTGCGGCAGAACCAAGACAAGATCGAGCGGATGCGTGTCGAGAAGGAAGAACTCGTGCAGAAAATCGCACTAGCCGAAGCCTGTGCTGCAGCCCAAGCCCAAATTGCTAGCAAGAGCTCAGCAGAGCCAACAAAGCGTTGA